In the Hyla sarda isolate aHylSar1 chromosome 9, aHylSar1.hap1, whole genome shotgun sequence genome, ctgctgagtgcagttggcactaaagtggtttgggtcaccacacctgtgacacagcttcggctgcccctggtagaagatctgaatcctgtcgcgtcccaggaaggcggccgaaggaatgtgggtgaccgtgttcccggaacgcctgagacggacggaaaacgtccaggccccagaccatatattgtgctcatcaaagtttttccgggggatgtccgtcacctccccgtacctgcccagccaggtcataatgtcataacaagaaagtgactcgttacgggtcaaaacggtcactttctttaccatactctggcgagatactgcttttacagcgaaatctcgccatccgggctcgtttttcaccagctcataattagaccagaagagatctagtccctccggcctaacaaagctgacgtcaaactcagaggagccgaaagggtggatcagggcaaagatgtccctagccctgaaacccatctggaagagaagctccaccaccttgcccctttgggggcacgcatctttgcctttccagaccagacgggccacattcctgcgacctacctcctgcccgggtgtctggagggaccatacagtctccccatttctctgtcggaatgctcccagaccatgtctctccacccagaaagataggtccatctcctttccctctacctggagcgtcctttctcctctctttagtgcctccaggaggcgccgttgcaactgaccgtcaccagatacaggaggtaaagatcccactgaacccccggccgccacgctggcataactcctggcgaccgagggggcagccggaccagaccctgtccctacggccccacctaaaccacctgcactgccacaaacgtcactattatacacaccactactactcctctcattcactccactatcactcctcccatctgcaccactcccactcattccactaccaccccgcccattcactccactaccactcctcccatccgcaccaccaccactcctcccattcaatccaccaccaccactcactccactaccactcctcccatctgcatcactgccaccccgcccattcactccactaccactcatcccatccgcaccaccaccactcctcccattcaatccaccaccaccactcactccactaccactcctcccatctgcatcactgccaccccgcccattcactccactaccactcctcccatctgcaccactaccactcctcctattcactccattaccactcctcacattcactccaccatcactcccacatacactcctttcatccacagcactactactcccatcattcacacaccttgtagtgacattgcttttggttttattagcagtgtttttgggatcagccgctgcttcacccactacctctgggctggccaagacgtgctttagctggatctctgtcggcgatgctgattcctcctccatgtgggatgtcaccgcagacatcacatcccgaggccgaggctgcccctccaagcgcacctctgcccctccacctgccactgacttgcagggaccctcctccctcacaggggaaatccctacagcgtccatgccacacactgcgcctgactgcacgggatcagcagcgggtcccggtgcctggacactcccccccctctcaggggagtgccctacagagctgataacaatgccagggacacccaccattaacccatcctgctcttccctaccagcaggatgcgtgactgtagcacccacggccatgttggatgcagcactgtaccccccgtgctggtcccgttccacagcagaaactggatctggcagggtggggggggcccagcagtctgaaccaacttctcaggtggcccagactgctggataggggagaaaacaaacatgacttgctcctcagcctttttcttcctcctgttctttttcttcttctggctctcctcagggcccaggtcctggccaaaactgaaattttccagacgggtgggtgactcctgcatcactatggcccgcaggagccccccaccgaccgggccgctgtcaccaccatcactactgtcgctttcctctgaggtggttggtaaggcgacttgggcagggttaatatattctgcacttggggtgacagaggtcttaggggtacacggggtatcacacacatccccctcactctcatcaccctcactgccgccatctccctcaccaccttcctccatcttcttctctgtatcacacaggtgttcttcctccccctggctatcctcttcctccttcacaggggtccgcatgattttatagcggtcatcgtttttttatttttctttaaacatacccgctccctctatgatctgcattcgggctctcaccacctcctgctcctctgccttcagctcgcacactctagcagcaaacttagccctcatggccttggcagagttatctgtctggtagcgggcaaacttcagatcctcccttaacactttcagcttctttcccagctgtttgtattccaccagctttgcctgcatgcgggatccaaacgtggcaagcgactccctgggtcccttcaccccccattgctggggttccgtaacattagaaacagtccctgaagacacaacagttatcttcctaccgtatgccttgcggtttccagcgatggatgggggagtgggctccacattactgcggagcctgctggatcttctgaccccgtccttggaatcggccgtaactctctcactcccaccccccgccggcctagtacgggaggtggaaggccgtgggtccatagcaggaggctcttcccaggagtctgccaccctcctggggaaaaggttgctggaaaaaaaaccttctctcctctctctctggacaactctggaagtgagacacaccgaacagctgctgtgttccacaggaagtgctctgtgctgacacctctgtccatgtcaagaactgtccatagtaggagcaaatccccatagcaaacctatcctgctctggacagttcctgacatggacagaggtgtcagcaaatagcactgtggtcagactggaaagaactacacaacttcctgtggagcatacaccagcttataagtactgtaagtattaagattttaaatagaagtaatttaaaaatctgtttaactttctggcaccagttgatataaaagtaaatgttttccagtggagtacccctttaagtaattctgggagctgtatatttcaatggtgaaaacttctttaacactttcccattctgtggcaactggtatatctgattattatactggaatttctcacaatgcgctacaacagtggtgtctgtcacaacaggctaaaaacttactgaggggggggggggggggtaggtatggggtgacaccattttctaccgcaccgggtgacaccaaccctagcaacgccactgcccagGACTTACCTGCATCTAAGTCTGGACAAAACCAGTTCTAATCTCTATGGTCTGCATgaactctgacgtcagacgctgaAAACACGAGGTTCTGCATTCGCTTTCTTGGTTTCATCGGGCGGCATAATCTGGGTCCTGCGCTGTCAGGACCAGCCACCACGAAGCTCTTCATCCATCTCCTCGATACATCAGGCGGTATAAACTGGGTCCTGTGCTGTCAGGACCAGCCGCCACTTGTGCATGCCAGCATACATTCCTGACAGTATATCTGCAACTGCCGACCATAAAGAACTGGTAATAGATCTATactcattattagtgttgagcggcataggccatattcgaattcgcaaatattcgcgaatatatggacgaatattcgtcatatattcgcgaatattcgcatattcgttatattctcgttttattttcgcatatgcgaaaattaacatatgtgaatattagcatatacaaaattagcatacgcgtaaattcgcatatgcgaaaattagcatatgctaattttcgcatatgcgaattttcgcacgacagtctcacacagtagttataatgtctccgctgtcttgtggacacagcttcacatcaagtttataccgaatctcaaggaaagacacgctggtttgcttaactgatgtaatctttactgagatataatgaaagtggtaaaactgtaaaacaaacatatgaaagacaaatataagcatggctattcaagtgccttacattatgcatagctaatacatagatagtctaacatgtgctcacttactacacactgaaaacacacattatctatctacaaatgcctagcatctctctacacaggctaactaacaattccgtactcacaggctttggtatttatcagatttgcagtctgtattagctttaagaagtcctgtggatctggtcactgtggtggctggagctggaatgaatgagacatgccggagctagccctatgctttagagagaaggcccgcctctaggcttcaagaaaatggagggtcttaaaggaacagaccctgctgagtgccaagcatgtaaaatacattgcgaaggcagcacactccccacctggcatactttttgttatgccactaacccttggacaggagtaaaactacttcagaaattggtcttgcatacactttgggaatgccctgtctaacaatcctaacttcaacctttctaactctagcatcactactaggatcagtccccacaatgagtccaataggcCACTCGTTCCTGTGGGCCTGAGAGTCTTTCAGTAAGACAATGTCTCCAACTTGTAAATTGGGCTTGTCATCTTGCCATTTCTTGCGTGGCTGGAATATTATAAGGTATTCCTGTCTCCACCTCTTCCAGAAAATGTCCGCAAGACTTTGAACTTGTTTCCATTGCTTGGTGTACAAGTCCTTGAGTGAATTGTGTTGAGAAATCTCTTCCTTTTTCAGAAGgccttggatttcttctttaaagacttCCTGTTGGACGCATCTGATGATCGTGACCTTGGCTTGTTCAAGGTGGTCATTGCTACGCTGATCAGTATTGGTAGCTCTGCAGGAGGATCTGGCTAGACAGATAAGTTTTCCGATTGCACGGGTCAGCGACTTCCAGCTGGAAAACCTTTCAAATCTATGAGCGCCCAGACTGTCTCTTGTAACTAAAGTCCTACAAACTGTCACTTGAGGTCTTACctctttgtcttgatctggttctatgagctgaaaggtctctacctgagtattttctttggtttctggTTTACGAAGAAAAGATGGATCTACAAACCAGTTAGTTTGCTTGAGCGCAGCGGCTGGCACTAGTCTTGTCCCATGATCAGCTGGGTTCTTGTCTGTGCTGATGTGatgccactgttctggacttgtagactttctgatacgtgtcactctgttggccacgtatgtataaaatcttcttgaagcattgtgaatatatcctaacacaatcttgctgtctgtataaaagttaattgcatggatctcgatgtccagttctgttgtaatcatgtctgccatttctacagctaagacagcagcacaaagttctagacgtgggacagtgtgagccggtctgggagccagcttagattttcccatgaggaacccgacatggctttgtccctcagtgtctattaccctaaggtaggcgacagatgcgatagccatagtggaggcgtcagagaatatgcatatttctcttctctttgtagcagacaaggaaacagatacgtatggtctagggatgttgagttgttcaagctctaacaatgagtctttccacaacttccactgcatttccttctcttcaggtagaggtatgtcccagtcactttgttcttgctcagtagtgatctgtctcaaaagagctttgccttgcatgatgatgggtgctacgaaccccagggggtcgtaaagactgttgactgtagataggacacctctttttgtgaatggcttctcttctctggagatcctgaaggtgaaactgtcagtcttcaggtcccaactaatcccaagacttctttgcaagggtggtgattctgttcctagatccaagtctttgaggtctttagcacggtcttccattggaaatgcttccatgactctgttgctgttggaagctaccttgttcagtcttatgttggattctgccaacatttctcttgtacttttccggacgttgatagcttcttcgttgctggagaaagaagcaagtccatcatctacgtagaagttcttcatgacgaactgtgtggcttcttgaccatgtctttcaccttgctgtgctgctcgtctcaggttgtagatagctacagctggagaagggctgtttccaaacacatgtaccttcatcctgtactctgtgatttctttgttaaagtcattgtctgcataccacaggaaccttaagtagtctctgtgatcttcacgaacaaggaaacagtagaacatctgttgtacgtctgctgtcactgctacgagttcttttctgaacctgatgagtactccaaggagtgtgttgttcaggtcaggtccgctgagaaggacatcatttaGTGAGATGCCTTGGTGTTTCGCACTAGAGTCAAAAACTACGCGTATCTGGCCTGGTTTCTGAGGATGGTAAACCCCAAATATTGGTAAGTACCAGTGTTCTTggttctcttgtagtggtggtgccctttcagcttgatcgttatcaaagatcttctgcatgaaggcttggaagtgtttcttcatatttggctttctttgtagcatgtgctgcaacgaagtgaagcgtttctctgcttgtactttgttgtcaggaaggcgatggcgtggtgaccggaagggtagaggggctacccagctgcctgatttgtctctgaagacttctctgtccataatctcaaggaagagagtatcttccacagagggtgctagcttgtcgtcatctcgtgttctttcaaacaccttaccgcccagttcatctgtatctccagttgaggctaagtcttccatgcacctctggatactccgatgatgtgttgggtttacaagtctctctttaatgtgtagactgttggtacatgggcaaagacaagatgtacgaccattctgtaacagatgtgttctgtagacatttaccttttctggtttgtggagtccgtctagacatacttctccaacgatgacccatccgagatcaaggcgttgtgcaaatggtgcatcgtgtggcccattgtactgttctctgactttgtgcactttgaggatatctctcccaagtagaaggatgattgcagcatctggatctagtgctggtatctggtctgctattcgcaccagatgggggtgatgacgagcaacttcaggtgtggggatctctgacctgtcgtctggtatctcatcacattctatgagggtaggaagagtcacctttgtctttccatctaatgactcaatgatgtagttgtttgctcttctccctgttgtctctacaactccagaacaagtcttcagggtgtatggagttggacttcctttgtcaccgaagaggtcaaagaactctgtttttgccagagatctgttactctgttcatccaagactgtgtacatcttgattgctttttctctgaagcctgcaggatacaccttgactaagcatatcttggaacatgatctggggcggccctgctctgtacagatctcagTACACTTTGAGGTTACTGCTGGCGTTGTACTCTCGCCTTGCTCCCCACCATGATCTTCTTGAGTTGCTGGAGCTTCTTGTTTACATGGTGGTGGTCCTGGGTGTAGTGCTGACAGGTGTTTGTCACTGTTGCACTctgtgcattttattgtttttgtacagtcttttgcaagatgctgaattgaactgcaacatc is a window encoding:
- the LOC130291731 gene encoding uncharacterized protein LOC130291731; the encoded protein is MYTVLDEQSNRSLAKTEFFDLFGDKGSPTPYTLKTCSGVVETTGRRANNYIIESLDGKTKVTLPTLIECDEIPDDRSEIPTPEVARHHPHLVRIADQIPALDPDAAIILLLGRDILKVHKVREQYNGPHDAPFAQRLDLGWVIVGEVCLDGLHKPEKVNVYRTHLLQNGRTSCLCPCTNSLHIKERLVNPTHHRSIQRCMEDLASTGDTDELGGKVFERTRDDDKLAPSVEDTLFLEIMDREVFRDKSGSWVAPLPFRSPRHRLPDNKVQAEKRFTSLQHMLQRKPNMKKHFQAFMQKIFDNDQAERAPPLQENQEHWYLPIFGVYHPQKPGQIRVVFDSSAKHQGISLNDVLLSGPDLNNTLLGVLIRFRKELVAVTADVQQMFYCFLVREDHRDYLRFLWYADNDFNKEITEYRMKVHVFGNSPSPAVAIYNLRRAAQQGERHGQEATQFVMKNFYVDDGLASFSSNEEAINVRKSTREMLAESNIRLNKVASNSNRVMEAFPMEDRAKDLKDLDLGTESPPLQRSLGISWDLKTDSFTFRISREEKPFTKRGVLSTVNSLYDPLGFVAPIIMQGKALLRQITTEQEQSDWDIPLPEEKEMQWKLWKDSLLELEQLNIPRPYVSVSLSATKRREICIFSDASTMAIASVAYLRVIDTEGQSHVGFLMGKSKLAPRPAHTVPRLELCAAVLAVEMADMITTELDIEIHAINFYTDSKIVLGYIHNASRRFYTYVANRVTRIRKSTSPEQWHHISTDKNPADHGTRLVPAAALKQTNWFVDPSFLRKPETKENTQVETFQLIEPDQDKEVRPQVTVCRTLVTRDSLGAHRFERFSSWKSLTRAIGKLICLARSSCRATNTDQRSNDHLEQAKVTIIRCVQQEVFKEEIQGLLKKEEISQHNSLKDLYTKQWKQVQSLADIFWKRWRQEYLIIFQPRKKWQDDKPNLQVGDIVLLKDSQAHRNEWPIGLIVGTDPSSDARVRKVEVRIVRQGIPKVYARPISEVVLLLSKG